One Dehalococcoidia bacterium genomic window carries:
- a CDS encoding cytochrome P450 — DPDLMQEATEELLRYDSPVQATSRHALVDVELDGALIRKDDQVMLFLGAANRDPAQFEEPDALDVTRNNVRHLAFGQGIHFCLGAPLARLEAPIALNALLQRFPNLRLSAREAPQWGTNFILHGLTRLPVEV, encoded by the coding sequence GACCCGGACCTCATGCAGGAGGCGACGGAGGAGCTGCTGCGCTACGACAGCCCGGTACAGGCCACCTCCCGCCACGCCCTGGTAGACGTCGAGCTGGATGGGGCCCTGATCAGGAAGGACGACCAGGTGATGCTCTTCCTCGGGGCGGCGAACCGCGATCCCGCCCAGTTCGAGGAGCCGGATGCGCTCGACGTGACCCGGAACAACGTCCGTCACCTCGCCTTCGGCCAGGGTATCCACTTCTGCCTCGGCGCCCCGCTCGCCCGCCTCGAGGCCCCGATCGCCCTGAACGCGCTCCTGCAGCGCTTCCCCAACCTTCGCCTCTCGGCGCGCGAGGCGCCGCAGTGGGGGACTAACTTCATCCTCCACGGCCTCACGCGCCTGCCGGTCGAGGTTTGA